In Impatiens glandulifera unplaced genomic scaffold, dImpGla2.1, whole genome shotgun sequence, one DNA window encodes the following:
- the LOC124917839 gene encoding uncharacterized protein LOC124917839 yields the protein MEVHLASQDDDMWYVITEGPMKIEKPIYEWTTDDKRKNNLDNLAKNTLYKTLDKNMFAKIRACSTAKEIWEKIIQLCEGNKQTRENKIMVSTQKLDSIKMRPRESKNEFDEHFTDIVIELSTMRKVYGNEEIIVKVLKVLPITCDNKTMVMRESRDLSKMDLLNMFADLKAHEFEMKSRNEDELSSLTVT from the coding sequence ATGGAGGTGCATCTGGCCTCCCAAGATGACGATATGTGGTATGTTATCACTGAAGGTCCGATGAAGATTGAAAAGCCAATATACGAGTGGACAACTGACGATAaaaggaagaacaaccttgatAACCTGGCCAAAAACACCCTGTATAAAACTCTTGATAAGAACATGTTTGCAAAGATCAGAGCATGTTCTACTGCCAAGGAAATATGGGAAAAGATTATCCAACTTTGTGAAGGCAACAAACAAACTAGAGAGAATAAGATCATGGTTTCTACTCAAAAGTTGGATAGCATCAAGATGCGCCCAAGGGAGTCAAAAAACGAGTTTGATGAACACTTCACCGACATTGTCATTGAACTTTCCACTATGAGAAAGGTTTATGGCAACGAAGAAATCATCGTCAAGGTGTTGAAGGTTCTTCCTATTACTTGTGACAAtaagacgatggtgatgagggagtctagAGACCTTTCCAAGATGGATTTGCTTAACATGTTTGCCGATCTGAAAGCccatgagttcgagatgaaatcAAGGAATGAAGATGAGCTCTCATCCTTGACCGTGACTTAG